The following are encoded in a window of Castanea sativa cultivar Marrone di Chiusa Pesio chromosome 5, ASM4071231v1 genomic DNA:
- the LOC142637031 gene encoding uncharacterized protein LOC142637031 yields MSRNSHPNTGSGSRTARTVEFGRTYVVRPRGKHQATIVWLHGLGDNGSSSSQLLESLPLANIKWICPTAPTRPVTLLGGFPCTAWFDAGELSEDGSNDWEALDDSAAHIANLLSTEPADVKVGIGGFSMGAAMALYSATCYTLGRYGNGNPYPVNLRAIIGLSGWLPGARSLRNKIQSSHDAGRRAASLPILLCHGMSDDVVNYRHGEKSAHSLNSAGFRNLTFKSYDGLGHYTIPAEMDEICNWLTPKLGLEGFRP; encoded by the exons ATGAGCCGTAACTCACACCCCAACACTGGCTctg GTAGTCGAACTGCTAGAACAGTTGAGTTTGGAAGGACCTATGTAGTGAGGCCTAGAGGAAAACATCAGGCCACTATAGTTTGGCTTCATGGCCTCGGTGACAATGGCTCAAG CTCTTCCCAGCTCTTAGAATCCCTTCCTCTTGCAAAT ATTAAGTGGATCTGCCCAACTGCTCCTACACGTCCAGTGACACTACTTGGGGGTTTTCCTTGCACTGCAT GGTTTGATGCGGGAGAGCTCTCAGAAGATGGTTCAAATGATTGGGAGGCTTTAGATGATTCAGCAGCACATATTGCAAACTTGCTGTCAACTGAGCCAGCTGATG TTAAAGTTGGTATCGGAGGCTTCAGTATGGGTGCTGCAATGGCCCTTTACTCTGCCACTTGCTATACTCTAGGAAGATATGGAAATGGTAATCCATACCCTGTCAACCTAAGGGCAATTATTGGACTAAGTGGATGGCTTCCAGGGGCAAG GAGTTtaagaaacaaaatacaaaGTTCACATGATGCTGGCAGGCGTGCTGCTTCCTTACCAATTTTGCTTTGTCATGGAATGA GTGATGACGTTGTTAACTATAGACATGGTGAAAAATCAGCCCACTCCTTAAATTCAGCAGGATTTCGCAACCTGACATTCAAATCCTATGATGG GCTTGGTCACTACACAATACCCGCAGAGATGGACGAAATTTGCAATTGGCTTACCCCAAAACTAGGGCTTGAGGGTTTTCGCCCATGA